One genomic segment of Arthrobacter sp. JZ12 includes these proteins:
- a CDS encoding YafY family protein: protein MLETSARLLQLLSLLQLRREWTGAALAERMSVTERTVRRDIGKLRTLGYPIHASPGIAGGYQLGSGAQLPPLLLDDDEALAVALGLSAVSASPVSGLGEASVRALTKLEQVLPGRLRPKFAGLRTAVTRMAAPSAPVNPEVLTALSLAITERRVVVFRYARHDGESSRRVVEPVRLVDTGRRWYLVAWDTARQDWRTFRVDRCQSVPSPRERFSARPLPARDLAAYVQKSITRSPYSHDVVVRIHAPAEEVAQLVPPNIAEVENDAGDTLMRFGADSLDWPLMHVAALGFEFEILAPPELRERALATAERLTRAAAEQTAGAE, encoded by the coding sequence ATGTTGGAAACCTCCGCACGCCTGCTGCAGCTCCTCTCCCTGCTCCAGCTCCGGCGGGAATGGACCGGCGCCGCGCTCGCCGAACGGATGTCGGTCACCGAGCGGACCGTGCGCAGGGACATCGGCAAGCTGCGTACCCTCGGCTATCCCATCCATGCTTCGCCCGGTATCGCCGGCGGGTACCAGCTCGGCTCGGGCGCGCAGCTGCCGCCGCTCCTGTTGGACGATGACGAGGCGCTCGCCGTCGCTCTCGGACTGAGCGCCGTCAGTGCCAGCCCGGTCTCAGGCCTCGGTGAGGCGTCCGTGCGGGCCTTGACCAAGCTGGAGCAGGTGCTGCCGGGAAGGCTTCGCCCCAAGTTCGCCGGACTGAGAACAGCCGTTACGCGCATGGCTGCGCCCAGCGCGCCGGTCAATCCCGAGGTGCTCACCGCGCTTTCCTTAGCAATCACGGAGCGGCGCGTGGTGGTCTTCCGCTATGCACGGCACGACGGCGAATCCTCCCGGCGCGTGGTCGAGCCGGTGCGGTTGGTGGACACCGGACGCCGCTGGTACCTCGTCGCGTGGGACACCGCGCGGCAGGACTGGCGGACCTTCCGGGTGGACCGCTGCCAGAGCGTGCCTTCCCCACGGGAACGTTTCTCCGCCCGCCCGCTTCCTGCCCGTGACCTTGCGGCCTACGTGCAAAAGTCGATCACCCGCTCGCCCTATTCCCATGACGTGGTGGTGCGGATTCATGCTCCCGCCGAAGAAGTGGCCCAGCTGGTTCCCCCGAATATCGCCGAGGTGGAAAACGACGCCGGCGACACCCTCATGCGGTTCGGTGCCGACTCCCTCGACTGGCCCCTGATGCACGTCGCAGCCCTCGGTTTCGAATTCGAGATTCTGGCACCCCCGGAACTTCGCGAGCGTGCGCTCGCCACGGCTGAGCGCC